GCAGGACGGCGTGGCATCGTAGAACCACCACTTTATTCTTCACCTGATGCCTGTAAATCCAAGCAAAGATCTTTGGCCGGAAGGGGTCAGCACTGTAGCATGTGATACGGTTGAGGGAAAAAAGGTGGACAGGCTTCTTTTTGCCACCTTTATCCACCCCCATGCGAATTCCCTGTGGCCCGACGGTAAGCTTCATCTTGGCGCTCTGTTCGCCGTAGTTGCTGCGAGTCCAAATCTTAGCCACCGCCTCCTGCATGCAATCCTCACCTTTAGCCATGATGGTGACTGTGCTGCCCAGGTAACGCACGCTGTAGGTGGGTTCCTCTTTGTTGAGCACCACTTTCTGCCGTCTGCTGTGGAAAACACTCCCTAGCCATTGAAGCGGGCAGTCGGGAACAAGGTCCGGACAGGAGTGGAGCAAAGTCGAAAGCAGGGAATGATAAGTCAGTCCGACTCCAAGACTTTTCGGCTTGCTTTTGGACTCATTCTCCACCAGCACGAACTTACTCCTTTTCCAGGGCAGCATGATCCAGGTAAAGAGGAGAGGATTCAGCACTCTCCCCCAACCAGCAATGAAGAGTGTTCCGGTGTGTGTGCTTCTCAGAGAAGTACAGCAAAGGAGACTGCTCTGGCACACGCTGGCGAGAGACTGAAAGCAGAAAGGCTCTGCTCGCTcctccttcctcttcctcctcctcctgcatcACTGATCAGCGCTGGGCTCGAAGCCTCGACGGTCCTCATTTAACTCCTTCAAACCCCTGACTGTCTCACCTGATGGTCTGTTGTGCAGACTCTGACCACTGACCCTGAGGCAGAAGAAGAGGGTTCATCCTTGTGTCAGAGTGTCCTATGAGAGTGCTTTGACCTGCTGCGAGTCATTGCTATCGTCGGTATATACCATCACACAGCCCAGCTCTAATTTATTACATTCAGCCTCAAGAAAAACACCAGGAAACGACTTTATGTAACGGCTGCAAAAGAAAGAAGGTGCTAGAACAAGCACGTTATTGTAGTTAAGATGTCCAGTGGAGCTAGTGCGTAGGCTGCAGACCCTGAAACGACTGGAGAGACGAGCTTCTTGACATTTGAACATGTTCACATTTGAAAGGATGAATCACTTTCTTATCAGCTATAATTTTTACTACATTTCAAGCCAAAGAATAAGGGTGTATATATAGTACATCTTACTTTTCTGCTCCAGACTTTTTTATatatcacttttcactttcactttttatataTCACTATTCaagttatttaaataaagatcAAGACTTTcaataaaagtttatttgaatcaacagttcatccaaaaatgtaaattatggtaCTTATGTAATTTTCTATATTGTGCAAATTGTTAAtggtttctcacacaaagctattataTTGCTTCAGAATACTTGTGGAAtacaaattgtttggactactTTTAAAGGGCTTTTGATTGCTTTCAGTCCCTATTGGTTTATAATTGTATGTAAATGAACAACTACATGCATTCATTTGTGTTGATTTTTGTGTTAGTCATTCACAGAACAAAAGGtggaatatattaaaaacaagctGAAGCAGTTAACTGATAGTTGCTGAATATTTTTAAGTATTCAACTGCTCATGCTTCATCACACTGAATTTCTGAATTTTCAAGGCTATTATTACCCTGGCATAGttcattcatttactcacccacatgtaaTCCTAAACCTCTgcgacttactttcttctgtgaaatataaaaaatatggagaaatgcaaaaagtttttttagtattaaaataaaagtcgATGAGctccaaaattcttcaaaattattttgtgttttgtgcacACACagttttgtaatgacatgagggtgagtaaatgataacaattaaaacattttgcacTGGTCAGACTTCGTGAATTGCAAATCTCATGAAGCCTATAAAAAAACATATCGCTATATAATAACATATTGCTATTACTGTGAAAAACGAAATACAATTAATTAGCATAAATTAAGAGGTTTACAACAAATATTATCATCATGTATAAAtacctaatttaaataaaaattacttttttatctgtttatcagataatatttattttaaaccacGTTGGAAAATTGTTAGTGAAATAATGCCAAAGCAGTCTCTGTAAACAAATTTGCAGAAGACCTAATACAAATTAATTGAAACACATCCTAAGATAAAGTTAACCttgatttaaaaattacatttgataaaCAGTTTATTAAAGCCTATTAAAGTCCTCACATGTTTCCTCTCCTCATATTTTTCCCCTGAAATCACACAGCTCCCTCTGACAACAGTGAAACCCAGTGGCACAAGCAGCAACCAACTTTTATGTCTATTTTTACCCTTTAAAGGGAACTCTACCTCTAGAGAGTAAACCTGAAGGATAGCACACTTGTTTCAGTCCAATATGTGAGACAGCTCTTTTTCTAAGGAGTATAAAAACGAAAGCTATAGGTTTTCTAGAGTGGACAGTGATGTAGCCATCCATGGCATCGGTTACATGCGGCTGCCGTTATGATTTCTGACAGAAAGCGAGAGTGGAATAAATCTCGCAGTGACGTTTGCAGTGCTTTGACTTAATGTGGATGATATAAAGCAAGGCTGTAATTTAAAGAATATGCCTATGACAAGCTGAAAACTAACTCTGAGCAGACAGGACTGGAGCCTGTCGTGGCTCCCTGGCCTTTAAGAGGATTGATGCGCGTGGTTCACATTGACGTATCTGCTTCTGGCTTTAGCACTGCGCTAGCACCAAACTGATGAATGAAATTTGGAAACATCTGCAAGAGGATCGACTCCAGGCCATGTTTTGATTAAATTCCATATCTGTCACAATTTAGCCTATTCCCAAACCCTTTTCTGATCCAACTCTAGGAAAGGAAGAGCATTTGTGCAAGCTGTCACAGATCGCACATTCTTTCCAGTAACAGAAAATGGGACACCAGCTCCCCGATCCAAGTGTATGCATTATTAAAGCCTTCTGTGAGAATAGTAACTCATCTGCATATGAAAGAGTAATGTGTGAGGGAAATAGTTAACTGTGTGACTTTTACTAATGAGGAAAAGGAGATCGATGAAATGAAGACTTTGACGGTGATTTTCAACAGTGGCCTGCAATTTAACATGCTTATGTaactataagacttttgtctggtCTGAAGCAAATGACATTTCAACTTTGAAAACAGTAAAGACTATCCAAGCCATAGTGACACAGTAAGTTTATTAAGGTCTTCTTATGAAAATCACCATTGTAAAAATAagtgttgcaaataaataaataaataataataataaattaattaaaagtgtaaACATCAGAATGCACAATGGTAAATATAATTCAGGAGAAAAATAATgtttcattaaagaaaaaaaaaaaatatatatatatatatatatattaatgctctCAAATAATAATAGGCTTCATTTTCTcagtaataaaaataagaataaacatttaattgtttacattGATCACATGACCCATAAATGATTCACcaataaataaaagtgtaattCGATTTTCCCTAGAGTGATGAACCATTGCAGGTTTCCTTTAAAGTACAGTACGGTTAAACGCAACTCAGTGTTTCATCTTGTTTAATTTCTTTGGAGAATTGGGACTGTTTGTGCTGTGCCTGACAATCAACAGCACCCCTCTGGAGTGATAGAGGCATTCATTTCACAGAGAAACCAAGAGGAACATTTGTCTCCTGTGCTCATTAGACTTCTTCGTCGGAGCCAAGGGAGGAAAATCGCACACAGGCATTAGTGCGCTGTCATCCTCATGATTGGAGCCAAAAGAAATGTGCTGAATACACCACTGTTTCACCCTGTGAGCACTTCTTTTCCAGCTCTTTTGCAGGATATCATTCATTACAAGCCATTTCATCACATGTCCGCTCCACGTGGTACTAAAGAGCTTCAGAGTGAGACAACATAAATACAGTCACTCTTTCTAAACcatttcttctgtttcttttACTTGATAGTGCTTTGTAAGGCAAGCATAACTATTGCTATTGCAGGAACAGTTAGGTTTGTTCTAATCGCTAACCTTAAGTATTAAACTCATAACTCATGCAAAAACGTTTATGCATGGTGCACACATCAATGATTCCTCAAATGATTTCTAAACTATCAATCACTTGGCATGTATCAAAGCAAattgaagaaataaaaataataattttataaaggcCTCAgaaatagggatgcaccgatattaTAATTCCAACCAATATTATAATTACGTTTCATGCAATAActggtataaaaaataaataaataaatttggttCAAATGCTGCAAGTGGGAAAAAAGTTCTTAGCAATATGGAAGCACCCATATTAAAAAGTAAGCCAATATTTTAACTAAATAGACCATTAATGTTAATGCTATGACTGATAactaataaatacaaaacaaacctaatcattttaaataaaagcagacGGGATAAACTAATATTAAACTTACAATGCAATATGATAATTAAACAGATAGTTAATTTTTATGCTGTGATAGATGactaata
This Carassius gibelio isolate Cgi1373 ecotype wild population from Czech Republic chromosome A23, carGib1.2-hapl.c, whole genome shotgun sequence DNA region includes the following protein-coding sequences:
- the LOC127944410 gene encoding protein FAM43B-like gives rise to the protein MLPWKRSKFVLVENESKSKPKSLGVGLTYHSLLSTLLHSCPDLVPDCPLQWLGSVFHSRRQKVVLNKEEPTYSVRYLGSTVTIMAKGEDCMQEAVAKIWTRSNYGEQSAKMKLTVGPQGIRMGVDKGGKKKPVHLFSLNRITCYSADPFRPKIFAWIYRHQVKNKVVVLRCHAVLLVKAEKARALALSLYQNSTSAFTEFKRLKRQADFRHCQQQLLGEDIVPLMPLRRLLNGQCHYQPPAEKPGSATRLSSITEEEEEDEDGPRDAESTNTKNAGTPSPSPPEKDLGKIVNRLNEVSITSWDEAQMTISTLV